A single region of the Nitrospiraceae bacterium genome encodes:
- a CDS encoding anhydro-N-acetylmuramic acid kinase: MKVVGLMSGTSGDGVDAALVEITGRGRSLKARTLAAETLPYPRSLQQRILTASVSGTVMEICHLNALLGEWFANAALRVIRRARFRPTDVALIGSHGQTVHHLPQGIHAPGVGAVRSTLQIAEPAVIAERTGITTIANFRPRDIAAGGQGAPLAPMAHALLLKHPLRGRLIVNLGGISNVTFVPPGGKQKSVQAFDTGPANMVLDSLILRLTAGRLLMDREGKFASKGRVNDRLLSKLLAHPFLSKRPPKSTGREEFGPHLIEDLITTQQQLRLSVEDLLATCSMWTAKAVGTARRWIHGKIDEVVVGGGGVRNRAIMAHLATVFDPIPVTTFEVLGWDSKVFEAVAFAVLAYQTATGQWGNIPAVTGASHPVLLGTIVPGNPQWREQLRSQ; this comes from the coding sequence ATGAAAGTTGTCGGGCTGATGTCCGGCACGTCCGGCGATGGAGTGGATGCAGCGCTTGTAGAAATTACCGGGCGTGGCCGCTCGCTGAAGGCTCGCACCCTTGCAGCAGAAACCCTCCCCTATCCTCGATCCTTGCAGCAGCGGATTTTAACTGCTTCGGTTTCCGGCACGGTTATGGAGATTTGTCATCTCAATGCGCTTCTTGGAGAATGGTTTGCCAATGCGGCGCTACGAGTGATTCGCCGAGCGCGGTTCCGTCCCACCGACGTGGCCCTCATCGGATCGCACGGACAAACGGTCCATCATCTTCCGCAAGGGATCCACGCGCCCGGCGTCGGCGCTGTTCGGTCGACATTGCAAATCGCTGAGCCGGCAGTCATTGCCGAACGAACCGGGATCACGACCATCGCAAACTTTCGTCCGCGTGATATAGCTGCTGGCGGGCAAGGAGCGCCTCTCGCACCGATGGCGCACGCGCTCTTGCTCAAGCATCCTCTCCGTGGCCGATTGATCGTCAACTTGGGAGGGATCAGCAACGTCACCTTCGTACCCCCGGGCGGGAAACAGAAAAGCGTCCAAGCGTTTGACACGGGACCGGCGAACATGGTCCTCGATAGCCTGATCCTGAGACTCACTGCTGGACGTCTCTTAATGGATCGTGAAGGCAAGTTCGCGTCGAAGGGACGGGTAAATGATCGGCTGCTGAGTAAACTGCTGGCGCATCCCTTTCTCTCGAAGCGGCCGCCCAAATCGACTGGCCGTGAAGAATTCGGCCCACACTTGATCGAAGATCTGATTACCACACAGCAACAACTGAGGCTTTCTGTAGAGGATCTATTAGCTACCTGCAGCATGTGGACAGCCAAAGCAGTTGGAACTGCTCGGCGATGGATTCATGGAAAAATTGATGAAGTCGTGGTGGGCGGAGGCGGCGTCCGCAATAGAGCCATCATGGCTCATCTCGCCACCGTTTTTGACCCGATCCCTGTGACGACCTTTGAGGTACTTGGATGGGATAGTAAGGTATTTGAAGCGGTCGCGTTTGCTGTTCTGGCCTATCAAACCGCCACCGGGCAGTGGGGGAATATTCCCGCGGTGACTGGTGCTTCGCATCCGGTGTTATTGGGAACAATCGTGCCCGGTAATCCTCAGTGGCGTGAACAGCTCCGTAGCCAGTAA
- a CDS encoding metal ABC transporter permease, protein MLDLLTYDFMQRSLLAAAMVGGLCSVVGVFVILRGLAFVGAGTSHAAFAGVALGYLIGWPPLPLAMAFGLATVWTTGWLEEKGRMKLDVSIGILYTTTMALAILFIGLMKAYNAEVYGYLFGSVLSVTSEELRTIAGLGILVTGAVVIFSKELYFIAFDQEMAEASGVPARRVFFLLLTLVALTVVLSLKTVGAILVFAMILIPASTAYQLTHSLSTLTWYSVIIGVGCSVGGVVLSSIWDIPSGPAIVLLATLLFFVAVLCSPKRQRHALANS, encoded by the coding sequence ATGCTTGACCTTTTGACCTACGACTTTATGCAACGGTCACTGCTCGCCGCGGCGATGGTGGGTGGGCTCTGCTCCGTCGTAGGGGTGTTCGTTATATTGCGCGGGTTAGCTTTTGTGGGCGCCGGAACATCGCATGCAGCCTTCGCCGGCGTGGCCTTGGGATACTTGATAGGCTGGCCGCCGCTCCCACTGGCAATGGCCTTCGGTCTGGCCACGGTATGGACTACCGGCTGGCTGGAAGAAAAAGGCCGAATGAAGCTGGATGTGTCGATTGGGATTCTCTATACGACGACGATGGCTCTGGCAATCCTCTTTATCGGACTGATGAAGGCATATAACGCAGAGGTGTACGGTTATTTGTTCGGGAGTGTGTTGTCTGTAACCAGCGAGGAATTACGCACGATCGCAGGACTCGGTATTCTTGTCACCGGCGCTGTCGTCATTTTCTCAAAAGAACTCTACTTTATCGCCTTCGATCAAGAAATGGCGGAGGCCTCCGGTGTGCCGGCTCGCCGGGTGTTTTTTTTGCTCTTAACTCTCGTGGCTTTGACTGTGGTTCTCTCGCTCAAAACAGTTGGGGCCATTCTTGTTTTCGCGATGATTTTGATCCCCGCATCGACTGCGTATCAGCTCACCCATAGCCTCTCGACGCTGACGTGGTATTCCGTGATCATCGGGGTGGGTTGTTCTGTCGGAGGAGTTGTGCTCTCATCGATCTGGGATATTCCGTCAGGCCCTGCCATCGTCCTGCTCGCAACGCTGCTGTTTTTTGTGGCCGTGCTGTGCTCTCCCAAAAGACAGCGCCATGCTTTGGCAAACAGTTGA
- a CDS encoding DUF3365 domain-containing protein codes for MSWRMGLFVVVLLSGSAIRGHAGDLPGIPPDTVADYIHAVIEADRTFYTIHVVERMQKQGGAVAAENWRAEKRTLPLPAQFLMEASDLATKTGTKVRYRLISLWPINPNNAPDEESEKKGLEAVRQRPEESATGVVKVDNQPYFQAIYADRAVTQACVSCHNAHPHSPKKDFKVNDVMGGLVIQIPLSK; via the coding sequence ATGAGCTGGAGAATGGGCCTGTTTGTAGTAGTGCTGTTGTCTGGATCAGCCATCAGAGGGCATGCCGGGGATCTACCGGGCATTCCCCCTGACACGGTCGCGGACTATATTCATGCGGTCATTGAAGCGGACCGTACCTTCTACACCATCCATGTGGTGGAACGGATGCAAAAGCAGGGTGGGGCAGTTGCGGCAGAGAATTGGCGCGCCGAGAAAAGGACTCTCCCTTTGCCCGCTCAGTTCCTCATGGAAGCCAGTGATCTAGCCACCAAGACCGGCACGAAAGTGCGTTACCGACTGATCAGCCTCTGGCCGATTAATCCGAACAATGCCCCGGACGAGGAGTCGGAAAAGAAAGGCTTGGAGGCTGTGCGGCAACGTCCTGAGGAATCAGCGACCGGGGTGGTCAAAGTCGACAATCAGCCTTACTTCCAAGCAATCTACGCTGATCGCGCTGTCACTCAAGCCTGCGTCTCCTGTCACAATGCGCATCCCCATAGTCCAAAGAAAGATTTCAAGGTCAACGACGTCATGGGCGGGCTGGTGATCCAAATTCCATTGAGCAAGTAA
- a CDS encoding outer membrane beta-barrel protein: protein MITARGVFASFFMIIMFAMVNPVDRAKAEEWKSQSGGTEAGKVMLGMRAGFAPVTQTTSDSLNTSTDVGSLVNFQAMYSLNQWLLVGMMLEWERHSMSSGGTDIGHQDTVSVLPTVEVRPIRYGPLTPYVNMSFGVNVNSFGESSSIAGTTISPSNTFAWRLGWGTDYMITQQFALNAEMAYKRNDGHVTINGVQNNDWNASSFGFLFGAKMFF, encoded by the coding sequence ATGATCACCGCGCGGGGGGTATTCGCTAGTTTTTTCATGATCATCATGTTCGCTATGGTCAATCCGGTTGACCGTGCGAAGGCAGAAGAATGGAAATCTCAATCAGGCGGGACCGAAGCAGGTAAGGTCATGCTGGGCATGCGCGCAGGATTTGCCCCCGTCACTCAAACGACTTCAGATTCCTTAAATACCTCGACCGACGTCGGCTCTTTGGTTAACTTTCAAGCGATGTATAGCCTCAACCAATGGCTCCTCGTCGGCATGATGTTGGAGTGGGAACGGCACAGCATGTCGTCGGGTGGCACAGACATAGGTCATCAGGACACTGTGTCCGTGTTGCCGACGGTGGAGGTGCGTCCCATCCGGTATGGCCCTCTCACCCCATACGTCAATATGAGCTTCGGCGTGAACGTGAATAGTTTCGGTGAAAGCAGTTCGATTGCCGGAACCACAATTTCTCCAAGCAACACCTTCGCCTGGCGACTTGGCTGGGGGACGGACTATATGATCACTCAACAGTTCGCGCTCAATGCTGAAATGGCCTACAAACGAAACGACGGCCACGTGACCATCAACGGCGTCCAGAATAACGATTGGAACGCTTCGTCGTTCGGGTTCTTGTTTGGTGCAAAGATGTTCTTTTAA
- a CDS encoding metal ABC transporter substrate-binding protein — translation MPRAWLLCLFSVLCVAAFPFPTHHIAAAASQSPLQVVTTIPVLKDLVEQVGGPYVRVTSLLSGYENEHTYAPKPSDLVAVRKARLLFEVGLGLEVWVSSLVKAAGSPSLLIITTSKGIGLVRDLPDHDGPTYDSGEGDHGNPHIWLDPENATTMMRHIVEALIKADPAHTAEFRNNQAVYLRKLDQLRTELNDRLRRVTDRRIIVHHPAWPYFARRFGFQIVGTIQSQPASEPSALQLQSLITTIKKDRVKVIVSEIQLSQKLPDLLAKETGARVVVLTTLPGGLPHTETYLDMLRYNVLQLANALEPV, via the coding sequence ATGCCACGCGCCTGGTTGCTTTGCTTGTTTTCCGTGCTATGTGTCGCAGCCTTTCCTTTTCCAACTCACCATATCGCAGCTGCCGCCAGCCAGTCGCCTCTTCAAGTGGTTACGACCATTCCTGTCTTAAAAGATCTCGTCGAGCAAGTCGGCGGGCCGTATGTTCGAGTCACCTCCTTACTCAGCGGGTATGAAAACGAACACACCTATGCCCCGAAGCCCAGCGATTTGGTGGCAGTCCGAAAGGCACGATTGTTGTTTGAAGTCGGCCTCGGGCTTGAGGTCTGGGTCTCGTCGCTCGTCAAGGCAGCCGGCAGTCCCTCGCTCCTCATTATAACTACATCGAAAGGCATCGGGCTGGTCCGAGACCTGCCGGATCATGACGGCCCTACCTATGACAGCGGAGAGGGCGACCATGGAAATCCTCATATCTGGCTGGACCCGGAAAACGCCACCACCATGATGCGGCATATCGTGGAGGCGCTCATCAAGGCTGATCCCGCCCATACCGCGGAGTTCCGGAATAATCAAGCGGTGTATCTCCGGAAATTGGATCAACTCCGTACCGAGCTCAACGATCGACTTCGCCGCGTGACTGATCGTCGAATCATCGTTCATCATCCCGCATGGCCCTACTTTGCACGGCGATTTGGATTCCAGATCGTAGGAACGATTCAATCGCAACCAGCTAGCGAGCCGTCCGCTCTTCAACTGCAGAGCCTCATCACAACGATCAAGAAAGATCGCGTCAAGGTCATCGTGTCGGAAATTCAGCTGAGCCAAAAGCTTCCCGATCTGCTAGCGAAGGAAACGGGGGCGCGCGTGGTGGTCCTCACAACACTTCCGGGCGGTCTGCCTCACACCGAGACCTACCTCGACATGCTCCGCTATAATGTGCTCCAATTAGCCAACGCGCTTGAGCCGGTGTAA
- a CDS encoding RluA family pseudouridine synthase — translation MHTEFVVTAGEQPKRLDVFLVNREPKISRSAVQRLIEQGRVKINGHVVKPSQKIKPGDVIAFDLPKAEPLELKGESIPLEILHEDEALLVLNKPADLVVHPAPGHWSGTLVNALLHHFQTSGGTVSSIGGKERPGLVHRLDKDTSGVMVIAKTDEAHRALAAQFKHHAITRTYEALIWGVPKKGHGVIELAIGRDTKERKKFSARTTRPKESVTEYKVDQRFGKLAAHVLLYPKTGRTHQLRVHLNSLGHPILGDQTYGGKRVASVAGIEIPRVMLHARTLGFHHPVTGGFSEYTMPPPPDMTHVQQTLQLFTKNQRQLINHSGP, via the coding sequence ATGCACACCGAATTCGTCGTCACAGCCGGTGAACAGCCGAAGCGATTGGATGTGTTCCTCGTCAATCGGGAACCCAAAATCTCGCGATCGGCTGTCCAGCGGCTGATCGAACAGGGCCGTGTGAAGATCAACGGTCACGTTGTGAAGCCCAGCCAGAAGATTAAGCCCGGTGACGTAATTGCCTTCGACCTTCCGAAGGCGGAACCGTTGGAACTCAAGGGCGAATCAATCCCACTCGAGATTCTCCACGAGGATGAGGCTCTGCTGGTCCTTAATAAGCCGGCGGATCTCGTGGTGCACCCTGCCCCAGGTCATTGGTCAGGCACCTTAGTCAATGCCCTCTTGCATCACTTTCAGACATCGGGTGGCACCGTGTCGTCGATTGGCGGAAAGGAACGACCTGGGTTAGTGCACCGGCTCGATAAAGACACGTCTGGTGTAATGGTGATCGCCAAAACCGACGAAGCCCATCGCGCCCTCGCAGCACAGTTTAAACACCATGCGATCACACGAACTTACGAAGCCTTGATCTGGGGTGTGCCGAAGAAGGGACACGGTGTGATTGAACTCGCGATCGGGCGCGATACGAAAGAACGAAAGAAGTTCTCGGCGAGAACGACGCGACCAAAGGAGTCCGTCACGGAGTACAAAGTGGATCAACGGTTCGGGAAACTGGCGGCTCATGTGCTGCTTTACCCGAAGACCGGCCGAACGCACCAACTCCGTGTGCACCTCAACTCACTCGGTCACCCGATCCTGGGTGATCAGACCTATGGAGGGAAGAGGGTGGCCTCCGTCGCTGGTATCGAGATTCCTCGAGTCATGTTGCATGCGCGGACCCTGGGGTTTCACCATCCGGTTACCGGAGGGTTCAGCGAGTACACAATGCCTCCGCCGCCCGACATGACGCATGTCCAACAAACGCTCCAACTCTTCACGAAGAATCAACGCCAATTGATCAATCACTCAGGGCCCTGA
- a CDS encoding tetratricopeptide repeat protein: MIQLGLLHISDGRADEGEKVLQQALEDAQRRHDEERTLAALLALGDARWILDQPEAARTYYQKALPLAEKALHTRLEADLERRLAYVHESMGQPEHGIVSAKRALTLYQSLHDSAGEAVTLAVIASLYRMAGEESQSEEAVQRALLIHRHHQFMVHGGHSTPRISRQNQMAVIAARAKG, encoded by the coding sequence ATGATACAGCTGGGACTCCTGCACATCAGCGACGGTCGAGCCGATGAAGGAGAAAAGGTTCTCCAGCAGGCTCTGGAGGATGCTCAACGCCGTCATGACGAGGAACGAACCCTCGCGGCCCTACTGGCGCTCGGTGACGCACGGTGGATACTGGATCAGCCGGAAGCCGCGCGAACCTACTATCAGAAAGCCCTCCCTTTAGCCGAAAAGGCTCTCCACACGCGCCTGGAGGCTGACCTCGAACGTCGTCTGGCTTACGTGCATGAGTCCATGGGTCAGCCGGAGCACGGGATAGTGTCTGCCAAACGCGCGCTTACGCTGTATCAATCACTGCACGACTCTGCTGGTGAAGCCGTGACCCTGGCGGTCATAGCCTCCCTCTATCGCATGGCCGGAGAGGAGAGCCAGAGTGAGGAGGCAGTGCAACGCGCGCTGTTGATTCACCGGCATCACCAGTTCATGGTTCACGGGGGTCATTCGACACCCCGCATCTCTCGCCAAAATCAGATGGCCGTGATAGCTGCGAGAGCGAAAGGTTGA
- a CDS encoding lytic transglycosylase domain-containing protein, translating to MKMTHGENKEAHVVLSLNLCLAIGLLVAGVIVVPFAPSVLADAQVYEYVSPTGTVNLTNVPADARFKEFGSPARYHRAVSDMELEQAVARAARQYKVSPALLLAVMKAESDFNPMVISKAGAVGLMQLIPETAIRHGVRNLYDTEDNIVGGAKHLRYLLDRFHGKIRLALAAYNAGERKVDRYGKIPPYKETQLYVKKVMGYYREFKRGVWMIPIAATSAAADAKRVS from the coding sequence ATGAAGATGACTCATGGTGAGAATAAGGAAGCACACGTGGTTCTGTCCCTCAACCTGTGTCTTGCTATTGGGCTCTTGGTTGCTGGGGTGATTGTCGTGCCATTTGCACCCTCAGTTCTGGCTGACGCCCAAGTCTATGAATATGTGAGCCCGACGGGAACCGTCAATCTGACGAACGTCCCGGCAGATGCTCGCTTCAAGGAATTTGGATCTCCGGCTCGATACCATCGAGCTGTGTCAGACATGGAGCTTGAGCAAGCGGTTGCTCGCGCGGCGCGCCAATATAAAGTTTCACCGGCGTTGCTCCTTGCCGTCATGAAGGCCGAATCGGATTTCAACCCCATGGTCATTTCCAAGGCGGGAGCCGTCGGACTCATGCAGCTGATCCCGGAGACGGCCATTCGCCATGGTGTGCGTAATCTCTATGATACAGAAGACAACATCGTCGGTGGGGCAAAACACCTCCGATATCTGCTGGATCGGTTTCACGGGAAAATTCGGCTGGCCTTGGCGGCGTACAATGCTGGCGAACGCAAGGTTGATCGATATGGCAAAATCCCCCCTTACAAAGAAACCCAACTCTACGTCAAGAAGGTCATGGGATATTATCGAGAATTCAAAAGGGGCGTCTGGATGATTCCGATTGCCGCCACCTCAGCTGCGGCCGATGCGAAGAGGGTATCTTGA
- a CDS encoding GNAT family N-acetyltransferase, producing the protein MPSTLKTKSTVTFSEPRELDPAKLIRLFNQAPWAKGRLEADAKVMLTNTDLFVCAWDGDRLVGFGRVLTDYIYRASIWDIVVDKAYQGQGIGTELVQRILNHPRLKKVELFWLCTRMPGFYEKLGFSSKEQTGMVWSRSKHTRAD; encoded by the coding sequence ATGCCCTCGACCCTCAAGACTAAGTCGACCGTTACTTTTTCTGAGCCACGCGAACTCGATCCCGCCAAGCTGATCCGCCTCTTCAACCAGGCGCCCTGGGCCAAGGGGCGCCTGGAAGCCGATGCAAAAGTGATGTTGACGAACACGGATCTGTTCGTCTGCGCGTGGGACGGTGACCGACTGGTCGGGTTCGGTCGAGTGCTCACCGACTATATTTATCGAGCATCGATCTGGGACATCGTGGTCGACAAAGCCTATCAGGGGCAGGGTATCGGCACAGAACTTGTCCAGCGTATCCTCAACCATCCCCGCTTGAAGAAGGTCGAACTTTTCTGGCTCTGCACGCGTATGCCGGGATTCTACGAAAAACTCGGCTTTAGCTCGAAGGAACAGACAGGCATGGTCTGGAGCCGCAGCAAGCACACACGCGCAGATTAA
- a CDS encoding GGDEF domain-containing response regulator translates to MIKVLLVEDNDVDARLTQDLLAEWSVEEFQVVHVTTLAEGLARLTGERFDAVLLDLSLPDAFGIPTLRQVHATSPSTPVVVLSGVSDQSLALQAVQQGAQDYLVKGQGHPELLARAVRYAIERKRTEERLTYLAQYDHLTGLVNRTLFRDRLIQGMARSKRLQQSLGLMLLDLDRFKAVNDTMGHDIGDELLKSVADRLKCCVREVDTVARMGGDEFTIILEGVASEENITVVAKRIVEAIATLFEIKNRQISIGVSIGITVYPHDDKEVDDLLKHADDAMYQAKQQGGSGFRFYGSNDQQMPDLFSQFSQTPRT, encoded by the coding sequence ATGATCAAGGTTCTCCTCGTCGAAGATAACGACGTCGATGCCAGGCTGACGCAAGATCTGCTTGCGGAATGGAGCGTCGAGGAATTTCAAGTTGTCCATGTGACCACCCTTGCGGAAGGTCTGGCCCGCTTGACCGGTGAACGATTCGACGCCGTACTTTTGGACCTCTCACTCCCTGACGCGTTCGGTATCCCCACATTGCGACAGGTTCATGCCACAAGCCCCTCGACACCAGTTGTGGTCCTCAGCGGCGTTAGTGACCAAAGCCTGGCTCTTCAGGCCGTCCAACAGGGGGCACAGGACTATCTGGTTAAGGGTCAAGGGCACCCCGAATTGTTGGCTCGCGCAGTTCGATATGCCATTGAGCGCAAGCGCACCGAAGAACGGCTGACCTACCTCGCACAGTATGACCACCTGACCGGACTGGTGAATCGAACATTGTTTCGTGATCGACTTATTCAGGGTATGGCGCGCAGCAAGCGCCTCCAGCAATCACTCGGGCTGATGTTACTCGACCTTGACCGTTTCAAGGCGGTGAACGATACAATGGGACATGACATCGGAGATGAGTTGCTCAAGTCCGTGGCCGACCGTCTGAAGTGTTGTGTTCGAGAAGTCGATACGGTCGCTCGGATGGGTGGAGACGAGTTTACGATTATCCTGGAGGGTGTCGCATCAGAGGAGAATATTACGGTAGTGGCGAAACGGATCGTCGAAGCCATTGCGACCCTGTTCGAGATCAAGAACCGTCAGATCTCGATCGGGGTCAGCATCGGAATTACCGTTTATCCACATGATGACAAAGAAGTCGACGATTTGCTCAAACATGCGGATGACGCGATGTACCAAGCGAAACAACAGGGTGGAAGCGGATTCCGATTCTATGGATCCAACGATCAGCAGATGCCCGATCTTTTCTCCCAATTCAGCCAAACACCGAGGACGTAG
- a CDS encoding DUF2726 domain-containing protein: MNSSVASKGAMDWGLIGLGIGVALLIWWLAVSSRSVKTKTGTCVMPPHVTLQPQALLTDTELFLYNLLRLAVQDQYLVFTQVPLWSIVRVDAERSVRSEVLQQIALKRLDFVLVHPGSRLVEQVVQLEDDQASQARQGRRQEVIKAVVEAAGIRYTTLPLRTSYTIPQLMALLGLVDPE, encoded by the coding sequence GTGAACAGCTCCGTAGCCAGTAAGGGCGCAATGGATTGGGGGCTCATCGGTCTCGGAATCGGAGTCGCCTTGTTGATCTGGTGGCTCGCTGTCTCGTCCCGTTCCGTCAAAACCAAAACTGGGACCTGTGTAATGCCTCCCCATGTGACGCTCCAGCCGCAGGCGTTGCTCACGGACACGGAACTGTTCCTCTATAACCTCCTGCGACTGGCAGTCCAAGACCAGTACCTTGTATTCACGCAGGTTCCGCTCTGGTCCATTGTTCGTGTGGATGCGGAAAGGTCTGTCCGATCGGAAGTGTTGCAGCAGATCGCGCTCAAACGACTGGATTTTGTCCTGGTCCATCCCGGTTCAAGACTAGTCGAGCAGGTGGTTCAATTAGAAGATGATCAAGCGTCTCAGGCTCGCCAGGGGAGGAGGCAGGAAGTCATCAAGGCGGTAGTCGAGGCTGCTGGCATTCGGTACACTACTCTGCCTCTGCGTACCTCATACACGATTCCACAGCTCATGGCGCTGCTTGGTCTTGTCGACCCGGAATAG
- a CDS encoding right-handed parallel beta-helix repeat-containing protein, with amino-acid sequence MIQTQSEAMVVEQTPLPKLDPPPNPLGGKTLIVDAQDVNAYARPSAALNDAGETDQVFVQPGIYEDKIFISGRPILLVGAGRDQVQIFSRRGGPLYLQQVPGGRISGITFRYVGSDQNSAINLMDSSCTVTQCRATDGILSGVVIYGPQSRAAFIDNEVCHNRESGVFVFAGAQPRLADNRCFGNHHFGIAVRDPGSYPELVRNQCRENMLSGMLLFHHAEALLIDNTCVDNHQWGIVLTPDCHLTPDGAALEQSNIFMPNPLGRVCVTEKPLADIGR; translated from the coding sequence ATGATCCAGACGCAGAGTGAGGCGATGGTCGTGGAGCAGACACCGCTACCCAAGCTCGATCCGCCACCAAACCCACTTGGCGGTAAAACCCTCATTGTCGATGCCCAAGATGTTAACGCGTATGCACGGCCTAGCGCTGCGTTGAACGATGCAGGAGAGACGGACCAAGTCTTTGTTCAGCCGGGAATCTATGAGGACAAGATTTTCATTTCTGGTCGGCCGATCCTATTGGTCGGTGCGGGGCGAGATCAGGTTCAGATTTTTTCACGTCGCGGCGGGCCGCTGTATCTCCAACAGGTGCCCGGTGGACGGATCAGCGGAATTACCTTTCGCTACGTTGGGAGCGATCAGAATTCTGCGATAAACCTTATGGATTCTTCTTGTACGGTCACGCAGTGTCGCGCCACGGACGGCATTCTCTCTGGCGTTGTGATTTATGGCCCACAGTCGCGCGCAGCGTTCATCGATAACGAGGTGTGCCACAATCGTGAGTCAGGAGTCTTTGTGTTTGCCGGGGCCCAGCCAAGGCTCGCGGACAATCGGTGTTTTGGGAATCACCACTTCGGTATCGCTGTTCGGGACCCAGGAAGTTACCCTGAGCTGGTTCGGAACCAGTGCCGAGAGAACATGCTCAGCGGGATGTTGCTGTTTCACCATGCTGAAGCATTACTGATAGATAACACCTGTGTTGACAACCATCAATGGGGAATCGTCCTTACGCCGGATTGTCATCTGACACCCGACGGTGCAGCTTTGGAACAGTCGAACATTTTCATGCCGAACCCTCTGGGGCGAGTCTGTGTGACGGAGAAGCCGCTGGCTGATATCGGCCGATAA
- a CDS encoding metal ABC transporter ATP-binding protein → MTGSSRPIIRFDHATFGFPGVIALKEISLAVNAGEFIGVIGPNGSGKTTLCKAVLGLMAPLEGSLKIFDCSCEELRCHHRAQIGYLPQKGVVDRNFPVTVLETVMMGRYGALGLFKRALANDRKIAVEALTHVGMEAYQSTALGHLSGGQQQRVFIARALAQQPQVLLLDEPTTGLDITTQYNVVELIQHLHEELGLTVLLITHDINMIRSRVDRLVLLKTRLHAAGPPEEVLKPEILRQVYGKDLVITEKDLVIVEDYHHHHHH, encoded by the coding sequence ATGACTGGCTCATCGAGACCCATCATCCGTTTTGACCACGCAACCTTTGGGTTCCCTGGAGTCATCGCGCTCAAGGAGATTTCGCTCGCCGTCAATGCCGGTGAGTTCATTGGAGTCATTGGTCCGAATGGCTCAGGAAAAACGACCCTGTGCAAGGCCGTTCTAGGATTGATGGCACCCCTGGAGGGCAGTCTGAAGATCTTCGATTGTTCCTGTGAGGAATTACGCTGCCACCATCGAGCCCAAATAGGCTACTTGCCACAAAAGGGTGTCGTCGATCGCAACTTTCCTGTGACGGTCCTTGAAACCGTCATGATGGGCCGGTACGGAGCACTCGGGCTCTTCAAGAGGGCCTTGGCGAATGACCGGAAGATCGCTGTGGAGGCCCTCACGCACGTGGGGATGGAGGCATACCAAAGCACGGCGCTTGGTCACCTCTCGGGTGGCCAACAACAGCGAGTCTTTATCGCACGGGCGTTGGCTCAGCAACCACAAGTGCTCTTACTCGACGAGCCAACGACTGGGCTGGATATCACCACCCAGTATAATGTCGTTGAGTTGATCCAACACCTCCATGAAGAGCTGGGCCTCACCGTCCTGCTGATTACCCACGACATCAATATGATTCGATCGCGCGTAGACCGTCTCGTGCTTCTCAAAACCCGCCTCCATGCAGCAGGCCCTCCCGAAGAAGTCCTCAAGCCCGAGATTCTTCGCCAGGTCTATGGTAAAGACCTGGTCATTACGGAGAAAGACCTCGTCATTGTCGAGGACTATCATCACCACCACCATCACTAA
- the ybgF gene encoding tol-pal system protein YbgF produces the protein MRNRLKHLMFVTAAVIFSLDLAVAASPQMQDTSRHLYDRVMEEFKHKDYEAALAGFRFFLELHGQSSLAANAQYWIGECHYRLGHYKEALKSFYDVVSYYPLSPKLAASSLKIGQTYTKMKDHEKARMMYERVIDQYPDSSEAEIARKALEVTAIRNEPTTSSTDVTEER, from the coding sequence ATGAGGAACAGGCTGAAACACCTGATGTTCGTCACTGCTGCTGTCATTTTCTCGCTCGATCTCGCTGTCGCCGCATCACCTCAAATGCAGGACACTTCCAGACACCTGTATGACCGAGTCATGGAGGAATTTAAACACAAGGATTATGAAGCGGCGCTCGCCGGCTTTCGATTTTTTCTCGAGCTTCACGGACAATCGTCGTTAGCCGCGAATGCGCAATATTGGATTGGAGAGTGCCACTACCGATTGGGGCACTACAAAGAGGCGTTGAAGTCATTTTACGATGTCGTGTCCTACTATCCGCTTAGTCCGAAGTTGGCCGCCTCTTCACTCAAGATCGGCCAGACCTACACGAAGATGAAAGATCACGAGAAAGCCCGAATGATGTATGAGCGAGTGATCGACCAGTATCCCGATAGTTCGGAAGCTGAAATCGCCAGAAAAGCGCTGGAGGTGACGGCGATACGGAATGAGCCGACCACTTCGTCCACCGATGTGACTGAGGAGCGATAG